The window ACATAACTGCGGGTGGTGACGAAGACGTCGTCCTCGGCGATCGCCATGATCCCCCGGCAGATGTCCAGCACGCCTGCGATCATGAGCATGACCGCCGCGAAGACTGTCAGACCCTGGGCCCAGTGCCGCTTGGCCGAGTGCGAGTGCGCGTGCGCGGTGTGTGTCGCAGTCATCCTGATGCCTCGATTCAGTGTCGTGCGATGCCGTCAGCGACCGGAGGCCGCGGATGCGGCGTCCGTCTGTCCCGACGGGCCGGAACCGCTCAGCACCAGTTCCTTGGCCCTGCGGAACTCCTCGTCCGTGATGTCACCGCGGCCACGGATCTCGGACAGCCTCGCGAGTTCGTCGACGCTGCTGGGCCGGCCTCCGTCCTGCGCGGCCTCCCGGACGTACTTCGTGAAGGCCTCCTGCTGTGCGCGCGCCTGCGCCACCTCGCGGCGGCCCATGTTCCTGCCACGGGCTATCACGTAGACGAAGACGCCCAGGAAAGGCAGGAAGAGCACGAACAGCATCCAGCCGGCCTTGGCCCACCCGCTCAGGTTGTCGTCCCGGAAGAGGTCGACGACGACCCGGAAGAGCAGGACGAACCACATGATCCACAGGAAGAAGAGCAGCATGGACGAGAAGACGCTCAGCAACGGATAGTCGTACGCGAGATTCATCTGCCCACTCATGTCATCCTCCGTCCCGGGCGTTCGCCCGGCAGCCGTTTCGCCGTCTTCAGGGTGCCCACGACAGGCGCCCGACGGCCTCACCCGAACCGGGTGAACGGGACCGGCCGTGGCCGGCCCGGGCCGGATCGCCGTCGAGCCCGGGGCCGTCCCGCCGGACAGGGGCTCCCCGCGCCGCCGGATCCTGCTCGCCGTGGGGCGCGGATCACCCCCGGCGGGTGATCCGCGCCCGCCCCGGGGGCGATGAGGTGGAGGCGCGCAGGCACGTGCCTGCATACGGCGGTACGGGCACGGCGTGCGCCGGAGGTGACCGGCAGCAGAGCGTTCCGGCGGCAGGCCGGAAACCGTCGCCGGAGCGGGCGCAGGACAAGCACTGCTCCGTACGGGGGCAGCGGTTCAGGAGGTTACGCCGATGGCCATACCGGTCGCGTTCACGGTTTCCCGGTCACCGCGGGAGAGGGCGGCGTTCGGCAGGAACGCCCGTACCCACACCCCCCGTTCGAGCCACGGCCGGTTCGAGGCGGCGACAGAGCGGCCCGACCCCGTCGAGGTCATCGAACGTCAATCGGCCTCCCGGCTGGCCGAGTTGGTGCCGATCCGCTACGGACGCATGCTGGAGTCCCCGTTCCGCTTCTACCGGGGCGCCGCGTCGATCATGGCCACGGACCTCGGATCCGTCCCGGACACCGGCCTGACGGTGCAGCTCTGCGGAGACGCCCACCTGCTCGACTTCCGGCTGCTGGCCTCGCCGGAGCGTCATCTGGTCTTCGACATCAACGACTTCGACGGGCCGCCCCGCGCTCGCCGGAATCGCGCCGCGCCGCCCGTGTGCGGGGCGTCAGCTCGGCAGCTGGCGCATCTCCAGGACGCGCAGGCCGAGCGACTGGCAGCGGATCAGCAGCCCGAACAGGTGCGCTTCGTCGACCACGGACCCGAACAGGACGGTCTGGCCGTTCATCACCACGTGGTCCAGCTCCGGGAACGAACTGGCCAGCGTCTTCGACATGTGTCCTTCGACGCGGATCTCGTAGCGCATGAGCTGCACTCCCTGGGCGACCTGGGACAGGCGTGCTGCGCCCTTCCCTACGATCGTCCGCCGCGCCACACCCGCGTGGCCTCACCCCGCAGAGGTGATACGCGTCCGGACGCGCGCCCGCGGCCGTGCCTGTTCACAGCAGCCGCAGCTCGCGCGCGCGGCGGACCGCGTCGCCGCGCCGGTTGACCGCCAGTTTCCGGTAGACGCTCTTGAGGTGGGTCTTGACCGTGTTCACCGACACGAACAGATCGGCGGCGATCTCCTCCGTCGACATCATCTGGGCCAGCCGCTGGAGCACGTCGAGCTCGCGCCGGCTCAGCTCCTCGATCACCGGCGGGGGCAGCCGGTCCCCGGACGGGGGCGGTCCGGCGTGCCGCGCCGAACGCGACGAACCCGGGGTGAGCCAGTCCGCGGCCAGCCCTCTCAGCGGCGCCGCTTCCAGCACCGGCCGGATCCATGGCCCGGCTTCGAGGAAGGGACGCCTCAGCCGTTCGCGCCGTGCCTCCCGCAGAGCCTGGGCGACGAGCGCGCGCGAGGCGGCGCCGTCGCCCGCTCCGTCCGCGGCCTCGGCTCGCACCAGCATGGCCCGTACGGTCACCGCGGGGCCCGTACGGCCTTCGGAACCCAGCCCGTCGAGCAGGTCGAGCGCCGCGACGGGCCGGCCTGCCGCGAGGTGCGCCCGCGCCGCCCCCACGGCACACGCCACCTGGTCGTCGGGCACCGCCTGCAGCAGTTCCGCGGCGGACTCGGGGTGGCCCTCGGCCAGGTGTGCGGTGGAGGCGATCAGCGCCGCGTGCCCCTGGGCCCAGGGCGAGACCTCGTCGGCGCGGACCGCGGTCTCCGCCGTCGAGAGCGCGGCCCGCGTGTCGCCGCGGGCCAGCAGCAGGCGCGCGGTGGCGATCATCCGGCCCGCTTCCGTCACGGGGTCGTGCTGTCCCCGGCGCGGGCCGCCCGCCGTGTCGAGAAATGCCTGGGCCCGGCCCAGTTCGTGGCGGTCGACGGCCACGGCGGCGAGAACCAGTCGCCCGATGTCCGAGCCGGGCGGCTGTGCCGGACCGAACCGCTCCGTCTCGGACACCGCCGCCAGGGCTTTGCGCTCCGCCCTGCCGAGCCAGCCGTTCAGGTAGTCGATCAGGGCCAGCCCGCCCAGGGAGTCCTCGCGCGCGGGCGCCGTCGAGGCCTCGACGGCGCGGCCGGTCACCGTGGACAGCGCCTCGCACGCGTCCTCGAAACGTCCGGCCCACAACCGTGTCGAGCCCAGGTGGGCCAGCAGGAGGGCGGTGAATTCGGGATGGTCGTCGAGCAGCTGCGCGGGAACCTCCTCCTGGAGCTTCTCGGCCGCCCTCGCGGCCGTCTCCGCCCGCTCGGGCGAACCGGTCAGTCGTGCCGCCAGGGTTTCCAGCAGGGCGCAGCTCAGCCGGGCGGCCGCCGGTGCGTATGCCGGCCCCGACGCACTGTGTTCCCGTTCGAGGCCTCGCTCGGCCTGGCGCAGGTGTGTCAGGCCGCGCTCCAGGTCGCACCGGGCCAGCTCTCGGGCCGCGCGCACGAGGTCCGTGGCCGGGCTCGTCGCCCCGGGCCCCATCCGGGCGAACAGCTCGGTCAGATCGTCGCAGCCCAGGCCGGTGAAGAGCCGGCCGATGGCGAGGTCGTCGACGAGCGCACCGGCGGTGAAGTCCCAGTCGCCCGCGGCGGCGCCGTGGCCGAGCGTCTCGGCGAGGGATCCCGAGCGGTGCAGCCATTCCGCCGCCAGCCGGTGGAGTTCGGGTTCCAGGCCAGGAGAGCGCACCCGCAGATGTGCACGGAGGATCTCGCCGAACAGTGGGTGGAGGCGGTACCAGTCATGGCCGAGGTCCTCGACGAACGCGTTCTCGCGGTGCAGCCCCGCCAGGATGGGTTCGGCGTCGGTTCGCCCCGTCAGCGCGTTCGCCAGCGCGGGCCCGAAACGGTCGAGGACGCTGACCCGCAGCAGAAGGTCCTGTGTCTCGGGGGTCTGCCGCTTCAGCACTTCCGCCAGCAGGAAGTCGGCGACCGTGGAGCGGTCCGCCTCGAACTCCTTGAGGTACGTCGCCGGATCCGGGTCCTCCCGTGCGGCCAGGGCACACAGCCGCAGACCGGCGGCCCATCCGCGGGTGCGCTCCACGAGCGCGTCCGCGGCGTGGGCCGGAAGGCGCAGCCCGTGCATCTCGAGGAGCGCGGCCGCTTCCGCGGGGGTCAAGGCCAGCTCCGCGTCCCTGATCTCGGTCATGTCGCCCGCCGCACGGTAGCGGTGCAGTGGCAGCAGCGGTTCGGTGCGGGTGACCAGGACCAGGCGCATGCCCCGCC of the Streptomyces aurantiacus genome contains:
- a CDS encoding SHOCT domain-containing protein, coding for MSGQMNLAYDYPLLSVFSSMLLFFLWIMWFVLLFRVVVDLFRDDNLSGWAKAGWMLFVLFLPFLGVFVYVIARGRNMGRREVAQARAQQEAFTKYVREAAQDGGRPSSVDELARLSEIRGRGDITDEEFRRAKELVLSGSGPSGQTDAASAASGR
- a CDS encoding LuxR C-terminal-related transcriptional regulator, translated to MAGFEEEGGSGPTAPRADPLGDPFLRTRLAVPQRPAMFLRRERLVEHLDQSLLTPLTLVNGAAGAGKTLLVADWAKGRDEAVAWLTTDAADQPAGMFWAYLFQALHACGVPLSAETTDPAEVNRVDHRLLSRLAADLSARDRPVIVVLDQYDRVTAPEIAEQLEFVLHHAGRGMRLVLVTRTEPLLPLHRYRAAGDMTEIRDAELALTPAEAAALLEMHGLRLPAHAADALVERTRGWAAGLRLCALAAREDPDPATYLKEFEADRSTVADFLLAEVLKRQTPETQDLLLRVSVLDRFGPALANALTGRTDAEPILAGLHRENAFVEDLGHDWYRLHPLFGEILRAHLRVRSPGLEPELHRLAAEWLHRSGSLAETLGHGAAAGDWDFTAGALVDDLAIGRLFTGLGCDDLTELFARMGPGATSPATDLVRAARELARCDLERGLTHLRQAERGLEREHSASGPAYAPAAARLSCALLETLAARLTGSPERAETAARAAEKLQEEVPAQLLDDHPEFTALLLAHLGSTRLWAGRFEDACEALSTVTGRAVEASTAPAREDSLGGLALIDYLNGWLGRAERKALAAVSETERFGPAQPPGSDIGRLVLAAVAVDRHELGRAQAFLDTAGGPRRGQHDPVTEAGRMIATARLLLARGDTRAALSTAETAVRADEVSPWAQGHAALIASTAHLAEGHPESAAELLQAVPDDQVACAVGAARAHLAAGRPVAALDLLDGLGSEGRTGPAVTVRAMLVRAEAADGAGDGAASRALVAQALREARRERLRRPFLEAGPWIRPVLEAAPLRGLAADWLTPGSSRSARHAGPPPSGDRLPPPVIEELSRRELDVLQRLAQMMSTEEIAADLFVSVNTVKTHLKSVYRKLAVNRRGDAVRRARELRLL